In Elephas maximus indicus isolate mEleMax1 chromosome 4, mEleMax1 primary haplotype, whole genome shotgun sequence, a genomic segment contains:
- the LOC126075582 gene encoding olfactory receptor 6C2-like, with amino-acid sequence MTNHTVITTFILLGMTEDPKLQILLLVFLFLTYCLCVAGNMAIITLTLLDSHLQTPTYFFLRNFSFLEVSFTSVCIPRFLYSLTTGDKTCTYNACATQLFFAILFGATEFFLFAAMSYDRFVAICKPLHYTTIMTNKLCTTLVLCCWGAGLLIIALPLGMGLQLEFCDSNLVDSFACDAYPILQITCSDTELIEKVVLAFAVLTLITTLLGVLLSYTYIISTILKFPSTQQRKKAFSTCSSHMIVVSMSYGSSIFTYIKPSGKEGVALNKVVALLFTSVAPMLNPFIYTLRNKQVKEAFKDTVKRIAFLIKK; translated from the coding sequence ATGACAAATCACACAGTGATAACAACATTCATCCTGCTGGGGATGACGGAGGACCCAAAATTACAAATCCTacttttggtatttttatttctcaccTACTGTTTGTGTGTGGCTGGGAACATGGCAATTATCACTCTCACACTTTTGGATTCCCATCTTCAAACTCCCACGTATTTTTTCCTccgaaatttctctttcttagaagtCTCATTCACCTCTGTCTGTATTCCCAGATTCCTGTACAGCCTGACAACTGGAGATAAAACTTGTACCTATAATGCTTGTGCCACGCAATTGTTTTTTGCTATCCTCTTTGGAGCAACTGAGTTTTTTCTCTTTGCTGCCATGTCCTATGATCGCTTCGTGGCCATCTGTAAGCCCCTACATTACACAACCATCATGACCAACAAGCTCTGCACTACACTCGTTCTCTGCTGTTGGGGTGCTGGCTTGTTGATTATTGCCCTCCCTCTTGGCATGGGTCTCCAGCTGGAATTCTGTGACTCAAATCTCGTTGATAGTTTTGCTTGTGATGCATATCCTATCCTACAGATCACCTGTTCAGACACAGAGCTTATAGAAAAGGTTGTTTTGGCTTTTGCTGTGCTAACACTGATTACTACCCTACTGGGTGTGCTTCTCTCCTACACATACATCATCAGCACCATTCTAAAATTCCCTTCTACCCAACAAAGGAAAAAGGCCTTTTCCACCTGTTCTTCTCACATGATTGTGGTTTCCATGAGCTATGGAAGTTCCATCTTCACCTACATTAAACCTTCAGGAAAGGAAGGAGTAGCCCTTAATAAGGTGGTGGCACTGCTCTTTACTTCAGTTGCCCCTATGCTTAACCCTTTCATTTATACACTACGAAACAAGCAGGTAAAGGAAGCCTTCAAAGACACAGTAAAAAGGATTGCATTTCTCATAAAGAAGTAA
- the LOC126076395 gene encoding olfactory receptor 6C2-like, giving the protein MAIITLTLLDSHLQTPMYFFLRNFSFLEVSFTSVCIPRFLYSLTTGDKTCTYHACFTQLFFSILFGATEFFLLAAMSYDRYMAICKPVHYTTIMNNKFCTTLLLCCWIAGLLIIVAPLGMGLRLEFSDSKLIDSFACDAYPILQITCSDTELIEKVVLAFAVLTLITTLLGVLLSYTYIISTILKFPSAQQRKKAFSTCSSHMIVVSMSYGSSIFTYIKPSGKEGVALNKVVGLLLTSVAPCLTLSFIHYKTSGKGSLQRHSKKDCISHKEVRDCGCFEAKLCLNLNNP; this is encoded by the coding sequence ATGGCAATTATCACTCTCACACTTTTGGATTCCCATCTTCAAactcccatgtatttttttctccgaaatttctctttcttagaagtCTCATTCACCTCTGTCTGTATTCCCAGATTCCTGTACAGCCTGACAACTGGAGATAAAACTTGTACCTATCATGCTTGTTTCACACAATTGTTTTTTAGTATCCTCTTTGGAGCAACTGAATTTTTTCTCCTTGCTGCCATGTCCTATGATCGCTACATGGCCATCTGTAAGCCCGTACATTACACAACCATCATGAACAACAAGTTCTGCACTACACTCCTTCTCTGCTGTTGGATTGCTGGCCTGTTGATTATTGTCGCCCCTCTTGGCATGGGTCTCCGGCTGGAATTCTCTGACTCAAAACTCATTGATAGTTTTGCTTGTGACGCATATCCTATCCTACAGATCACCTGTTCAGACACAGAACTTATAGAAAAGGTTGTTTTGGCTTTTGCTGTGCTAACACTGATTACTACCCTACTGGGTGTGCTTCTCTCCTACACATACATCATCAGCACCATTCTAAAATTCCCTTCTGCCCAACAAAGGAAAAAGGCCTTTTCCACCTGTTCTTCTCACATGATTGTGGTTTCCATGAGCTATGGCAGTTCCATCTTCACCTACATTAAACCTTCAGGAAAGGAAGGAGTAGCCCTTAATAAGGTGGTGGGGCTGCTCTTAACCTCAGTTGCCCCATGCTTAACCCTTTCGTTTATACACTACAAAACAAGCGGTAAAGGAAGCCTTCAAAGACACAGTAAAAAGGATTGCATTTCTCATAAAGAAGTAAGAGATTGTGGATGTTTTGAGGCCAAGTTATGCTTAAATCTGAATAACCCATAa